The proteins below come from a single Acidiferrobacterales bacterium genomic window:
- the secE gene encoding preprotein translocase subunit SecE produces the protein MSEVVDKVKLIGAVFVLVAGVAAFYVLDDASELVRVALLVGSIIAAAAVALMSSPGQQAWEFAKGARSEFRKIVWPGRKDTVQSTLIVIIMVVLIGLFLWMLDTISFWVIYDLFLQIGG, from the coding sequence ATGTCAGAAGTAGTGGACAAAGTCAAGCTTATCGGTGCCGTATTCGTACTGGTTGCCGGTGTCGCTGCGTTTTATGTTCTGGATGATGCTTCGGAACTGGTTCGTGTCGCACTGCTGGTAGGAAGCATCATTGCGGCTGCGGCAGTGGCGCTGATGTCATCACCCGGGCAGCAGGCATGGGAATTTGCGAAGGGTGCAAGGTCCGAGTTCCGGAAAATTGTATGGCCGGGGCGCAAGGACACAGTGCAGAGCACGCTGATCGTCATCATCATGGTGGTGCTGATCGGGCTGTTTCTGTGGATGCTGGACACGATCTCATTCTGGGTAATTTACGATCTATTTCTGCAAATCGGTGGTTGA